The nucleotide sequence gccgctgccgctgctgcggcATGCTACAGGTCACTGGGGACCTGGAGGAGTAGCCAGCATGCAGGTGGTGGCTAAAGCCATGGCCGGGCAGGTAGCTTAGCTCTGTTCATCTTTTGCTCACTTTTCAGGCGAGCATGTGAATTTCCCTGGAGCATCTGCAACTCAGCAGTGTAATTTCTTTCGCGCTCCTCTCCAGACTCTCAAGTTGCCACTGTTTGTGATCTGGCCTCTAAAGAAAACCACAACAGCAGTCGGCCTCGGTCCTCTTGTTTTCTAGCTAAGGGCGAGCTCCGACTCGGTGCTGTGACTGTTGTTACATATACTTACATCGCCCTGTCTCTCCAGTAACAATTCAATGGTGgttgcatacttgcattgcatgggGACTGAACTGAGTCACTGACAGCAGGGCAAAGAAATGTTTGTGACTCCTCTCTGCTTTGCTTCGGGCTTGTATATGTACGTATGTACATTGTGCCTTTTCGCTTGCATTGCATGCCATCATCAGCTAGCTTTTCGCTGGTACTTGTGAACAGTAGATAAAGCTAGCCCATGCAGACTGGCTGGTTCTCATTTCTCACAAGAAAGATGGTAAAGATGTAAACGAAAAGTGTTGACATCAGATGCCTTTGTTTTGCAGTGTCTATTGCTGCTGATGCCGCCATTTGCTGGATTTGGAGTGGAGTGTTCGGCCATTGGCCCATTGCCATGGGATCCAATCCAAAGCCTGAAGGCTGAAGGCTGAAGGCTATCAGTAATTGCCATGAAATCTGCCTTTCCCCTGCAGCCGCTGCCGACAAATCGCTGCCGACAAATTGCCAGGTTTTTGTGgtatgatatgaatgaatgccaTGGCCGGCTTGCATGCTTTGCTATTGAAAAGTAGGTTGCTAGGTACTACTAGTACGTTGGTACGTACTGCCCCTGTCGTGTGGGCCTGTTGTGGCTGGCTGTGTGTTGTTGATTGGTTGGTTGGTTCTTCTCGTTCAGATTGCATGCACAGTGCTGTACATGCACGGCGTGTGTGCACAGTGACTGACTGACTGACAGGTGTGGATCGGAGCAACATTGATGAATTGGGGCTGCCATGCCACTGCCACCAGCACCATCTCCACGACGGCTCACAACGGTCTCTGGCCGGCTTCTGCCTTCATGCTTTCTCACCGGTCCTTGaagcatgcatgcatacatgTGTACGATGACTgatgaaagaaaagaaaggaaaagggtGGTTGCTTGTTTGATCTGGCATGGCGTTTGGCAAGCAGGCAAAGCAATGCTGCTGTGCAGATGCAGCCAGCTCCTGCTGGGTTATCGGGGTTTTTTTTTTCCAACCTGGTTATCACACATGGTTACTCTAGTAATAATGACTAATGAATGATGGGACTCGGAAGGGTAATTTCAGTTAACCACTTTTTACTAGCAACCTACCGCCTGTTCGTTTGGTGGTAtttagcttatcagccaacgaacaatatttttctctcacactaaatcagccaatagtacttttagTTATGACTTATCAGCTAAACAAGCCTAAGCCCAAACGTAGTTTGCGGTCTCGTTTGATATGGCTCTGCTTCACAGGTCGAGTAGTTTTTCGTAACTTGTGGAACCAAAACTGTTTTGATGAAGCGTCTGGTAAATCGGCTCATCATATCATAGTAGATAGAATTGATGAAGAACATATTCACAGTGCTGTCTTTCTCTCACTTCCGTATTTTTATATCCTCCTTCCGTATTTCTCTCACTTTCTCCCGATGCCTCCAGCCTCGATCCctcgtcgtccttcttcttccATCTCCACGCCTGTGCCTGTGTTTGCCCCGGTGGCCGCGCCCGCCCTCTTCGTCACCACTGATAAAACTACTGCATGCAGCTTAATAATTATTATATTGGCACGGCAGAGAAGCACCCAAACACATGCAAGGACGTCCTCCTCAACATGCATCCAGGATGATCATGCAGCAGTGAACCCTACTAGTACTTACTGTGCTACCTAGCTCAATGCACGCATGCATCCCCTGCTGATTGACGGCCAGGCTCCAGCTTCACTGGGTTACTTTACTTCTGACCTGGTCGTTGCAAATAACTAAAGGCCTTCATCTCTAATCTAAGAAATAATTAAAATGATTCAGAGATATATGAGTCCATTTAGACTGTTTTGTGAAATCACTCAGCTATCAGTGAAACGATGAGAAGACAGTAGTTCCATTCGGGACAAATAATAGCATTCCCATTCACTTGCCCCTTTTACCCCTTCATTCGACACTTATTTAGAAATATGTTGAGAAAGATCTTTTCATAATGATATAGTCAAGTAATTCCGATCTTATGTTGTCACTTGATCCATATTAGAGTTTTAGATATTCATAGTCAAAGGTAAAAATATTTGAGTGGTTTGGCTTAGAAACGAACCTAATAAGGAAGTAAATATATCACTTATGCTAGGTAATATGTAAATAATTTATTGTTAACAATTATGAATTGACTCTTATAtataaggtggtgtttggttttgcacctcctaaattttagctcgatgtcccatcgaatgtttggacacatgcatggagtattaaatatagactaatttacgaaactaattgtatgAGTTTGCGActaattcgcgagacgaatcttttacagcctattagtccatgatttgacaatgtggtgctacatcaCCTGAAATATAGCAACTCCCACACGCGCGAGAACAggggatagagagagagagagccagacTGCATCGCCAGTGAGTCGTCGGTCATCTACCCCAGCAACATTCAAAAGCAGTCCAGATCGACCAAACTAAAACCAGAGCATGCAAGCAAGCAAGCGGAAGATGAGGCTGGCCGGGCAGGCATTGCCAGCAGTGACCAACTGACCAACCAATGCCTTTGCCTGATGCATCTCTCTTCCTGCTACAACTACTGGTACTGCAGTACAGATCTCAACTACCACATGCACTCCCATCAATCACTACACCTAATGTGATCTAACGCTACTGCCCTGCATGCGTGCCCTCTCAAGTCTCAAACATACTCCTGTACTCAGCTGGCCAACTGATGCTGGTCCATGCATGTAATGTACAGATAGTAGTATATCCACATGCATCATACGTACGTCGTATATATGCATACGTCGTCTTGACAGCACATCTTTGCTGCCAAAGCAAAGTTGTACATCGCTTGGAAAATACATATGAATGAATATAGTCGATCGATGTGCATAGCAACAACGAAGAACTGACAAAAACAGGACTCTGTAGCTACTAGATATAAGAGTTTGATTGGTTGCTTTGCATTAGGCTTAATCTGCATTAGACCTTACATATATACGTAGCATAACCCAAGCCAATGCGATGTGTCTTCGTGCTTGGTTGTCCTATATAGGCAAGCCGTGTTTAATAAACTATGTTTGATTGTTTACAATTTGTTAAATGTACTCACATCCATATTCTAGTGGAGATCTCATGTTTCTAGTAGACGTATGTCGGGTGAAAATATTTTTCCTTGTGCGACTACTATCGGATTGTGCAAATATGCATTGTCCAAAACGACCAATTATGGCGTACTAGCTATAATGCTATATTGAGCCTGCTTTCGAGCACCGTGCAAAGTCTGCATAAATCTATGCTGATAAATCAAACTAAACACAAGCAAATCACTGCATAAGTGTAGATATATATAGACTACTACAAGCAATTAATCATGCATACCTGTGTATAGAatcataaaacatgtatatgATATGGTATCATGGCTCCCGGTTGCGTTGCTGCTGCAATGCATGAGCTACACCATTAATTCTGGCTATTCGCTCTCACTGAAAACACATCATGTGACCCGTGAGACGAGCAGTGGTAGCAATACACCCATGGTGACCtcgtcaatctcgagatttgTCGGTCTAACTCAGTTCTTCGAAGGTGTTCATAAGGATAGAGTGTACTTGAGTGCGTTTATACGGGTGAGTCACTACAAGATtctggttctttgccgagtgcaggccgcactcggcaaagcccgctttacactcggcaaaggctttgccgagtgccgcactcggcaaagaattcgtcGGTAaagaattatttgccgagtgccacctgtcgggcactcggcaaagcctttgccgagtgtcatgtcagcactcggcaaagttaacgTCCACCGTCATCTGtcgatttctttgccgagtgctgacgtagcaggcactcggcaaagagtttttaatttttttaaaaaattaatatttgctgagtgccgctctgacagacactcggcaaagtaatttttttttgaaacaatctttgccgagtgctgacactcgacaaacttatggtcactttgccgagtgccgtgtcagcactcggcaaagctgttgTGCTGGAAAAAACttccccagctttgccgagtgttttgcactcggcaaatctgggtaaattttttttcagtttttttcACATTCCATCCATGCAATAACACATATATTCAACACAAATCCATACAATATCATATATATCACATTCCATCCATACAATTCAACACAAATCCATCCACAAGTTTATCCGTAACAAATCCATCCATTCATCACAAGTACATCCATACAAATCCATCATTAGTCCAACATAAGTCCAACATAACCCTCACAGAAGCCAATCCATCACTAGTCCAACATAACCATCACAAGTCCAAAAGCGAAATGAGAGGTACCTACTGCGTCCCTTGGTCCCCCTGGCCCCCAGAGTGTGAAGAGCTCCCAGATGGCCACGAAGGCCACCCTTGCTGCGGAGGGCCACCCTGGAACGTCCACCCGGGTGGCGGAAGATGGCCGCCTGTCCACCCGGAGTACCCGTGCTGCGTAGACGGAGGAACGCCACCTGGCCACGTGTATTATGGAGTCGGGCCAACCGTGCCAACCGGCCACCCGtgctgtggagaagggccacctggaggagtcgggttcgaacccgccgactgtgcctgcacaaaggagaagcgatcTCATTAGTACCTGCAGgatggccgcacaagctaaagcaataaacaaccatatatactcaccggagtccctgTAGGACTAGGAGGAGGGGGTGGAGCGAACAGCGAGCAAGGCAACGGAGGCAGGACCAAACCCGGGATCTGAAGGCCCTGAAAGTAGGTTGCCACGTCCTGCAGCTGACGCGCCGAGTGCTGCTGGACAGCCTCCAGCTGACGCGCCGACTGCTGCTGGACAGCCTCCAGTTGCCGCTGATGGGCCTACGCCTAGGCCATCTGCTGGGCCTGTGACTCtgccagctgggcctacaatattaCACCCTCaaggtttaaacaatgcaaaggccaggtacatgtgtaaaaccagtgaacgacgaataaaactgTACTTACCTGAAATGCCGCCATCATCTGCGTGGAGCTCGGCTGCCGAGGTGCTATGGGGATGTCGGAGGAGCTCGTGCTGGTTTGTCGAATCTGGCTCAGTCTGGGAACAGAGGATGACTCGATTGCGCTGTTGGCCATCCAGTACCggtcgtgctgcttccctcctcccaacctcatcACGAGGTCCGTATCTAGGGGCTGGGTGgccggatcgaagtcctccccatggcgcgtgCGAGCAGCTGAGGTGTATTCGGCAAGCTTGGGGTAGACGCTCGCGTTGGTGTACGCGTCGgccccgtcctccgggttgtagacgttgTCCGCCGCTGTCGCTGGGCCCTTCTGAGCCAGGGCgtaccccatgaactcgttgatttcctggccaccatgcgactaggactgcgaggaaaacacaaagatgattacaagtaatgataATTGAGcgctagaataaataaataaatagatcaACAGAAGCGTACCCATCTTTCCATGTAGACTGGGAGGGGCCGGTTCCCTTGGTGGTGTGACGGCCCTTGCATCTCCAGGTGGCACTGCCCATAATCTGAGGAATGGGGTCGGTCACTtcaacacctttcgtgaagtgctTGATGTCTCTTCTGAATTCATGGTTGTCAGGCCGaaattgacgatgtttgtcgaacgaagaatacttgccacccttgttCAGCCAGGTGAACATCACAGCTGCCTTGCATGTTGGgcaagggaacttcccgtgaacacaccacgcgctgaatatgccatacgccaggaagtcatgcattgaatactggtaccacacatgcattgtgaagttcttctttgtagctcggtcgtacgtcagtacccccttttcccaagcatctTGCAATTCATCCCACACTGgctgcatgaacacacccatattgttgcccgggtgtccaggtattatcaacgacaagaacacATTCCTGGGTTCAAAAATGACGCTGGGGGGAAGATTGAGGAGGATCACGAAAAcaggccaacaagtgtacggggccgccatcattccaaacgggttgaactcatctgttgccagcgctacacATACATTCTGAGCCTCCATAGCTTTGCCAGGATGCATGTCATCGAAGTGCTTCCATGCGTCACCATccgatgggtgtatcatcttgtcaggactgtatcttttgccattcttttgccatgtcatttgtttcgcggactcctctgtcatgtacagccgttggatcctcggtaggaaaggaaggtacTGTAGGACCTTCTCAGGGATCTTAGActatttcttcttgccatcactaccgTCTACCTCCACAAACCTAGAGGCTTTGCcctttggacagtgcgttgctttctcgTGGTCTCCCCTAAATAGGACGTACCTGTTCGAACAAGCATGGATCgtctcatatggcatcttaagtgcacgaaggagtctctATGACTCATACGTGTTCTTCGGTAGGATGTGACCCTCCAGAAGCAGTTTGCCCAAAATTGTCAACATGGCATCGAAGCCGTCTCGACTCAGGCTCAATTGCGACTTCAACGCTATTAGGCGTGaaatggcatccagttgcgaaaccattgtcttctcgtgaaggggcttctgtgccgaaTCCAGCATGGCTAAGAACACCTTTGCAGTTTCCTctggatcctcctcctcctccaatcCTTCAACAAACCATGCATCGTGAAAGTCTGCCATCATGTCTGCCATCCCGGCATCTCCATCATActcctcgaggcgtggtctcaccacctgctctctaatacgatcgccttcaccatggtagatccagcgggtatagtttgtAACGAATCCGTGCTTGTAAAGATCTCTCACCACCTGACTCTTTCATTTTCTTTTTGTGTTCttacatttgctacagggacaggGCATCCGACTCGACCCTTTAGCAGCCCTACCAAATGCATGCTCTAGGAAATGACCAATCCCCCTAACCCATTCATGGCTCTTACTTGcgtagcccgtgtacatccactcacggttatccatcctctgtcatacacatatgtaagcgagtaataaaaccagcaattgcatctacacggcgttcctaccatctaataggtgaaggataggtcctaatcccacccgaggatgcgtagataaggttagcttccatgctccgctcctatccgagatagaatttcgacagcacctccccgctattctcccgatacacgtcctgcaaaggagagtgtgtatccggagaacaatggggaggtgctgccgaaactctGACTCGGACgggagcagaacatggaagctaacccatctacgcatccacgggctgtccaaaaaatgtggacaatccaaaagagatacggtgggaaccatatctctttcggacgggagacgcctaactgggtgacGAGATCTACGACCAAGGTATGGGTataggggttatacctagggtggcggtgctgTGGTGAGGCGACGCTGTGCAGGTAGACCGGCACGGCGCAGGGCTACTCTGGATctgctcttctctacaaaacaagaaaatactgtcatttccaaaaaaaaattgatagaacctcccctgcacggtgaggttcccaaaacctgcaaaaaatcatcggcacgatggccggcaaccacacaaacatccacaaGTACACATTTAACACCACAAGCATACATCACAACCATATACTTTAATTATGAAGCCATaaaacctcctccacctccaactctACATCCACCTCCATCACCACTACCACCACTTCCACCTCCACAAACACCTCCATTTACTCCACCACAaccacaccaccacctccaccaccatcaccaccacaacacaacacaacacaacacacatctaCACTACTACGAGAaaggaaaaaggagaaaagagAGTGTACCTAGGACGGCGTGGACGGACTGGTGGGCCGCCGAGCGAGGTGTGGTCGACGACGTGCGAGGATGGCTGGGCGTCGGGGATGGGTTGGTTGGCGGtatttcctcctcctcctcctcctctccttctccttctccttcttcccccttttccttcctccttcctctccttcctcctcttctccgacCAGCCGGGGCAAGGGGCCGGGGCCGGGGATGGCGGCAAGGGGCCGAGGCCgggggcggcggcgcggcagggCCGGACCGAGGTGGCGACGCGACGGCGCGGCGACGCCGGGACGGGGCCGAGGCGGCGCGCCGTGGCAGGGCCGGGCGGCACGACGGGGCACGGCCGGGGCGCGgtgtggcggcggcgcggcggggccAGACCGGGGTGGCGCTGGGACGGGGCCGAGGCGGCGGGCCGGGGCAGGGCCGGGGcaaggcggcgcggcggcgggcgtgGGCGTAGGCCGAGgcggcgcgtgcggcggcggcaggCGCGGGCGTGCTCGCGCGTGTGTGGAGTGGTGTGTGTGGCCGTGCACAGTCAGTTTGTGGTGGGCcgcgcgctttgccgagtgccagatcggctggcactcggcaaagactccatctttgccgagtgccagcactcggcaaagagctgccaCGTGGCCGACTCAGGGGCCACCAGGCCGgctcgcctttgccgagtgccacgtggtcggcactcggcaaatgacctctttgccgagtgccagccctagcactcggcaatttttttattttggccGCCAGTTTTGTTGTGAAGCATTCCTACAGTACCATgatcaacatgttcaaatttggcacatttttagtacattttgctatattttttcactttattttgatttgttgaatttttccggaaaatgtaggtttgaactgcgggtgcatcgaatattcgatttgaatgattcaaaaaataataTTCTTGTTTTTGAGTGTAAAGTTAGGCCAAATCCATGAACTAACCCAAAAGTTCAATCAATGTGCGCACATGTGGGGATGTACTGATTTGTAAACATAGTACGtgcaacgtgctcgaaactttttcaaatttttaccacagcatacgcatacgatatcatgacatctcgacaagtttcgcgattttcggaattcgtttgcattttttagaattaaaaaacCGCCCGCACGGAAGATGGTGGCGTTGCCCCGtgcgcacgttgatcgaaattttagGTCAGTTCATGGATTTGGCCTAACTTTACACTCAAAAacaagaatatcattttttgaatcattcaaatcgAATATTCGATGCACCCGCAGTTCAAACCTATATTTTCCGGAAAAAATCAACAAATCGAAATAAAGTGAAAAATATAGCAAAATGTACTTaaaatgtgccaaatttgaacatgttgatcATGGTACTGTAGGAATGCTTCACAAAAAAAACTGGCggccaaaaccaaaaaaaatattttttgccgagtgctagggctggcactcggcaaagaggtcgtttgccgagtgccggccacatggcactcggcaaaatccagCTGGCCTAGTGGCCCCAGAGCCTGCCACGtggcagctctttgccgagtgcctaacggcaggcactcggcaaaggtgacggCCATGGACGCCGTTTGCCCTCtggcactctttgccgagtgtccatgtTTACCGAgagtccgacactcggcaaagaacttctttgccgagtgcctgagtttGCCGAGAGTTAGGCACTCGACGAagcgtcctttgccgagtgctgaattTAGCTCTCAACAAagtggctctttgccgagtgcccgagtttTACCACTCGGTAAACCTCTACGCACTCGGAAAGATCCAGTTTCCTGTAGTGAGTGTGTGTTCGTGCGAGTGTCTCCCAAAAAAAAACAATTAATCAT is from Miscanthus floridulus cultivar M001 chromosome 7, ASM1932011v1, whole genome shotgun sequence and encodes:
- the LOC136464840 gene encoding uncharacterized protein produces the protein MGYALAQKGPATAADNVYNPEDGADAYTNASVYPKLAEYTSAARTRHGEDFDPATQPLDTDLVMRLGGGKQHDRYWMANSAIESSSVPRLSQIRQTSTSSSDIPIAPRQPSSTQMMAAFQAQLAESQAQQMA